The following proteins are encoded in a genomic region of Ctenopharyngodon idella isolate HZGC_01 chromosome 12, HZGC01, whole genome shotgun sequence:
- the LOC127523808 gene encoding dual specificity protein phosphatase 13-like, whose product MPRDGDGRYETPPASELQRLLWVKPGTSGHLDEVRPGIYIGDMYAAKDKHMLQSLNITFVLNAAHGKFNVNTGASYYRDTKITYHGVEAFDMPSFDLSPFFYSAAKFIKTAMSTPGGKVLVHCAMGLSRSSSLVLAYLMIHEDMTLVEAIKAVAQHRNICPNSGFLEQLRELDKKLHYQSTAF is encoded by the exons ATGCCACGTGACGGGGACGGCAGGTACGAGACGCCTCCAGCCTCTGAGCTCCAGAGACTGCTGTGGGTCAAACCCGGAACCAGTGGCCATCTGGACGAGGTCAGACCTGGAATATACATCGGAGACAT GTACGCAGCGAAGGACAAACACATGCTACAGTCGCTGAACATCACATTCGTGCTGAACGCAGCTCACGGGAAGTTCAACGTTAACACAGGAGCCAGTTACTACAGAGACACTAAAATCACATATCACGGCGTGGAGGCGTTTGATATGCCCTCATTTGACTTGAGCCCCTTCTTCTACTCCGCTGCCAAGTTTATCAAGACTGCCATGAGCACCCCTGGAG gTAAGGTGCTTGTGCACTGCGCAATGGGTTTGAGTCGCTCATCGTCGCTGGTATTAGCGTATCTGATGATCCACGAGGACATGACGCTGGTGGAAGCCATTAAAGCCGTCGCACAACACAGGAATATCTGCCCAAACTCCGGCTTCTTAGAACAACTGCGAGAACTGGACAAAAAACTGCACTACCAGAGCACTGCCTTCTAA
- the LOC127523806 gene encoding dual specificity phosphatase 29-like isoform X1, with translation MYFLIVHQALSFQRMSTQDVRYETPPICDLLTLLLKNRRPSGAYNEVWPNIYISDAPTARDKTLLHRLGITHIVNAAHGPAHIDTGADFYSDTSVEYHGVEAPDNRDFDITPFFYPTASFIHKALSQQREGKVLVHCARGVSRSATLVLAYLMIYEKLTIAEAISTVCAHRNILPNAGFLQQLRQLDSNLNLQRKDGIY, from the exons ATGTATTTTCTCATTGTACATCAAGCTCTTTCATTTCAAAGGATGAGCACACAGGATGTTAGATATGAGACTCCGCCCATCTGTGACCTTTTGACCCTCCTGCTAAAGAACCGACGACCCTCCGGCGCCTATAATGAAGTCTGGCCCAACATCTACATCAGTGATGC ACCAACAGCAAGAGACAAGACGCTTTTACACCGTCTAGGAATCACTCACATCGTCAACGCTGCACATGGACCCGCTCACATCGACACTGGAGCTGATTTCTACTCGGACACAAGCGTAGAGTATCACGGCGTGGAGGCACCAGACAACAGAGACTTTGATATCACACCGTTTTTCTACCCCACAGCCAGTTTCATTCATAAAGCTCTGTCCCAGCAAA gaGAGGGGAAGGTCTTGGTTCATTGTGCCAGAGGAGTGAGTCGTTCAGCGACGTTAGTGTTGGCGTATCTGATGATATACGAAAAACTCACAATCGCAGAAGCCATTAGTACGGTTTGCGCCCACCGGAACATTCTACCCAACGCTGGATTCCTTCAACAGCTCCGTCAGCTGGACTCCAACCTCAATCTGCAGAGGAAAGATGGGATCTATTAG
- the LOC127523806 gene encoding dual specificity phosphatase 29-like isoform X2, with product MTDLRGVQRNTTMSTQDVRYETPPICDLLTLLLKNRRPSGAYNEVWPNIYISDAPTARDKTLLHRLGITHIVNAAHGPAHIDTGADFYSDTSVEYHGVEAPDNRDFDITPFFYPTASFIHKALSQQREGKVLVHCARGVSRSATLVLAYLMIYEKLTIAEAISTVCAHRNILPNAGFLQQLRQLDSNLNLQRKDGIY from the exons ATGACAGACCTACGAGGAGTTCAGAGAAACACAAC GATGAGCACACAGGATGTTAGATATGAGACTCCGCCCATCTGTGACCTTTTGACCCTCCTGCTAAAGAACCGACGACCCTCCGGCGCCTATAATGAAGTCTGGCCCAACATCTACATCAGTGATGC ACCAACAGCAAGAGACAAGACGCTTTTACACCGTCTAGGAATCACTCACATCGTCAACGCTGCACATGGACCCGCTCACATCGACACTGGAGCTGATTTCTACTCGGACACAAGCGTAGAGTATCACGGCGTGGAGGCACCAGACAACAGAGACTTTGATATCACACCGTTTTTCTACCCCACAGCCAGTTTCATTCATAAAGCTCTGTCCCAGCAAA gaGAGGGGAAGGTCTTGGTTCATTGTGCCAGAGGAGTGAGTCGTTCAGCGACGTTAGTGTTGGCGTATCTGATGATATACGAAAAACTCACAATCGCAGAAGCCATTAGTACGGTTTGCGCCCACCGGAACATTCTACCCAACGCTGGATTCCTTCAACAGCTCCGTCAGCTGGACTCCAACCTCAATCTGCAGAGGAAAGATGGGATCTATTAG